GACCGCGGCGCGGACGACTCCCTCGTAGTACTCGGTCTCGAACACGGCGGACGTGATGTTGTACGCCTCGACGGTGCCCTTGTACGGCCCGGCGAGAGTCTCAACTTCCAAGCCCGAGACCCGCAGCCGCTCGGCCAGGTCGGCCCAGGCAACGGGGATGAGATAGGCCTCTGGACGGGTACGGGTGATGTTGGCGGTGACGGGCGTGGTGGAGCGGAAGTTGATGGGCACCTGAGTGACGGAgccgttgttgatgttgaccATGGTGTACGTGCGCTGGACTAGGGGCGACGagtcggtgacgacgatctccgagctcgaggacttGAAGTCGGCGATGGAGGACTCAATGGTCGTGTACACCTTCTCAGCGTTGTCGGCCGCGGTCTGCAGGatgctcgaggccatcgtcaGACCGGCGACGGTACGTCTCTGAAACTCCTGGTCGGCTAGGAAGATACCGCGCATCTCAATCAAAAAGGTGACGCATTGCGTGAGGCCCATGGCGTTACGACCGATCTTGGCGTCCGACCCGGCCTCGGCAAAGGTGGGCTTGAACTCTGGGTTGGTGCTTGTGGACCCTGTAACGTACGGCTCCCAACGAAGTCCCTTTGACTCCATGGCCGATCCGATGTTCTTGGCGAAGAGCTCCTCGGACAGCGTGCGAATGTCCTGGTGGATGTTGaggttcttggcggcggagaagaggccatcggcggcgtggtAGTAGCTTCCGTAGCGGGATGTGGCGCTGTATTCATGCATATCGATGGCGACGTGGGGGTTGAACTCGCCGAACAGGGTCTTGATGTCGCGGGTCTGCTTCCGGGCGAGTTTGACATGGTCACGGTTCGGGTCGTAGTTCGTGGCAAGGGTGCGCTGAAAGTAGAACACGCCGTCGGGGTTGTAGCGCGGCaggatgacgatgtcgagcttgtcgaggagcGAGGCAGCCCATGTTTGGTTTGCGTCCAGAGCGCCGAGGAGAGCCAGCAGGGACTGGTCGCCTGCGGGCTCGTTGCCGTGGACAGCACCCTGAACCCAGACGCGGACTTTGCCAGTAGAATTGGATACCCTCCGCGATGGCTTGGTGGAAGAGAGATGAAGGTAGGGGAATGGACGTCCTTCCTCCGACGTGAAGTTAGCCTTGTTGTAGGTCAACCAATTGTTCTTGTCGGCCAGGTCTTGAACAAAGGAATCTGTTTTCTGTCAGTAATTGTCTCAAGAATGGAGACTTAACCAGCTCACCGAGAATATCTGCGTCCGTGGGCCCCTTTGTTCCCTCCGAGAAACCCTCGGGTATCGTGTCGGGAGTCAGGAAAGCGGGCGAGAGCAGGTCAACACCCTCAACGTCCTTGAAGTTCGCGGCCACAATGTCGGTATCCTTCCGAACTACGACACTGTTGTAGCCATACTTGGTCGCCCGAGCAGACGCAACAAGGGACAGGCCGAGCAGGCCCAAACGAGTCTTGTTCACCATGGTGATGATCGACTAAAAGTCTTGGGTGTCGTAGTAACGGAACCGTAACGAAAAGGCTGGGTGTCAACGTCGCAGAGCAGCGGGCGTCAACGTCTTTTCAAGCTTTATATCTCTTTTCCCAATGTAGCACCGCTTTAACTCTCGGGGTACGACAATAATGGCTCGCCAACGTGTGGCCGAGGCGTGTTCCTGGCATGACCGGTGGCTTGGCTGATCTCATTTCGGGCCATACAATTGGTAataccaacaacaacagcaacaccgCATGGCAAGCCGATAACAAGCGGCAGCGAGGGGGTCCTCACGGTGACGATCAAAGGTTCCATCCGAACTAGTGTCAAACATTGGCAACGAAACTACAAGAGGCAGCTCGGGAGAAACGAGGTGAGGGGAAAGCGGGGGAGTCCCCCGTGGGCGCAGATAACGGACCTTGTCGCCAAGACTCTAGGACCCGTAACGACATATTGCATTTGCCATTGACGTATCGAATCTCTCCGATGGACGACAACGGGGTCCACGGTTGAAGATTGAAGTGCCGATGGTCGGGACTGAGGCTCCCCCGACCACGCTCGCCAAGAGCCCAGCTATGCAAGTTGCAGTACTGAACAGATACGCAGCTAACCTACGCCGCGGGCAAAGGCCGAATTCCGGAGCGGCATCACGCCGACGTACGTCAAACAGGCCGCCGGCAGAACATGAGGATGAAAACCGAGCAGCACGACTCATGCGTTTCGCGTCTTGGCGCAAGATTGGGATATTGCGGTTCTCCGCGTGTCGCAGAACAATCAATTAACAAGTCGTTTCACAAAGCTGCCTTTCCTCTCGATTCGAACGGTAATATCAGCACCAAGagcccggcggcgatgaACAGAGCACCACTGGTAtacaccggcgccgacgtcttGAGATTAGCAAACATGGCGACGATGGGCTGTGCAAGACTGAATCAGTACCCATCCACCCATCGAGAGGCTGGATAACAACCGCGACTTACCGCCATGATACCGAAAATGCGATTGCATGTCGCCGTGAGGGCATTGCCGGTCCCGCGCTGTGGCGTTGGGAACAGCTCGGGGGTGAACCCGTAGAGAACAGCGTACATTACGTTGCTGCAAAAGTTGAAGGCGCAATTCCACCCGAGGAGCGCGTTACTCGTCATGGCAGTCGTGGAACAGTAGAGAAAGACGCCCGTCAGAATGGTGCTGATGGCAAGCGTGCCTTTTCTTCCCAGCACCGGCAACTCGACCAGCCAACCTCCAAGCAGAGCGCCGGGGACACCCAGCACGGCGATTATCAGGCTGTTGCGGTAGGTCAGATACGTGCTgccatcgccgagctccGCGCCTCGTGTTGCCTGAATGTAGGGTATGAACGCGTTGTAGAGAGGGtagccgaggccgatgagagCCCAGATAGCCATGATGGTGCCGGTGCTCAACGCCAGACGGCGTGTCGAGAACAAGATACGTATACGGCTGAGGTCGACCTTCTCCAAGTTTCTTTTGACGGCTGTAGCAGCGTCGGTCCGCGCAACATACCCTTCCGGCTCACACGCCCTGAGATCCTCGATCGAGAGAGATGTGATCTTGCCGTTCCGCCTTGCGACCTCGTGGACGATCCggacggcgtcttcgtcgcgACCCTTTCCCATCAGATATTTTGGCGACTCGAATATGGTGAACAGAAGGAAGCGGATAAGGAACATGAGCAGGGTCAATCCGCCGACGGTGATCATGAAGTACCGCCATCCCATGTTATCCGACTTGGTGCATGTGACGCCTTCTTGACATGTCAGATTGCCGAGGAGTGGCCAGGCGATCAAGGTGGCAACAACTTGGGCAATGGCCCAGTCGACGGACAGCACCGTCAGCAAGTACTGATGGGTTGCCGGGAGAAACTCGAGGAAGATGGCAGAATCGACGGGGAGGTTGCCGCCAACGCCAAACGACCAGAAAGCCGCAAAGACGCCAATGCCGGCAAAGCTGGGAGCTCCAGCCGCGACCAACCCCCAGAACGCGGTAAGACCCAGAGTAAGATTGAAGGCCCATTTCCGACCGAAGAGGTCGCATCCGAAGCCCCAGAACATGGCGCCTGCCAAGAGACCAATGTTCTGTGACAGCGTGAGgagaggaggccgagacggaccGAATTCGTTCGTGATCGGGGTGAAGATCAGCGACGTGACGATGGGCCATAGGTTGTCGCTAGCCCAGCCGaacccgacgacgatgaagagctGCCATTGATACCATCCCATGCCGATGTCTTGTATCTAGAAGCGGGTGTCAGCAGTCAGCGGCGTGGCATCCAGGTCTAGGCCGTCTCGAGAGGAGACAGCACGTACAGCGCGGTTGAGGACCCGAGCCTTAGCCTCGTACACGGGGTCCAGCGCGCCCTTGGGGATGATTGCGACGTCATCAACGCCGTGGATGTCGAGGCTGCCATCTCGCGCAGCTACCGAAGGCGAGCCGACCTTGTGCGCGTCGTCTTGGTTCTTAACGGGATCAGTATCGACGCCCATGTTGGCCGAGATTTCTTTGCCGTCACGAGGGGGACACAATTGCGATGTGATACCAAGCAGGTTCTTCCAAGAAGCATtttcgtcctcggcgatgatggagTCTGGAAAACCCTTTTAAGGTTTTAGGGACCCGCGAAACGGAGCCTCGCGAGAGATGTTCACCATGAAATACAGGGCACGCCTTTGCCACACTTCTGGAGAGATTCGAGTGAAACGTTCAGAAGGCTCTCGGACGGACTGCTCAACATGCTCACGTCGTACAGAGCCTGGATGGCGCAATGCGTCCGGTGAAGGGCTGCTGCGGCCACGATTGGCCTTGCTGAGGGTGCGGCGCCCGGAACGCATGCCGATCCGCACTCTAATGGCAGAAGCATTGCTGAGGGAGGGTGAGTCCTAGCGGACAGTGGGTGTGGGGGACCTGTGATAACCTGTAAAGATGGGCTTTTACTCGGTCCTATCCAAGACAGCTGTGGCCTGTTGGTCGTATCTCTGAGCCGAGCttgagatgagatgaagcGTGCCGGCTGCGTCATTGATATGCACGCTGCTTGATCAGTTTGCTGACGGTCGCTGCCAGTGGGATGTGCGCGGGGGCTCGGTTCTGATCAGGAGCATGTATGAGAGACATTCGAGAGATGGTTTAGACATTATACTGCAGTACAATAGCCTGGGATGCCACAGACATCATCTTAAGCTGGCGTTAAGGTAGTGGTGGTTGAAGAGTTCAAATGGTTCGAGACATGGCGGAGCAGCCGAGACAGCGACACACGCACAAATTCACGCCTCCAGCTCGAACCCACAACGGCTGATAGTGGGGTTGGCAATCCCTGGCGCTGGGACATTACCCACTGAAGCCGGCTAAAACTTTGAGGCGAACCGCTTAGTGCCGTTGAGCATGTGCTGCCCGCTGGGAAGTGCACGATTTCCAGCTGGTACCAGACGTCCTCATTCTTACCTCCCATCCCCTCAACGTTAACTGTCAACGTCGGCTGTCAAACAACAAGTCGCTTGTCATCGATGCCCGGATTATGAGCCGAAGTTCACTCGAATTTTTGCGGAAAAGGTCGAATACTTTTCTTGCCATGTTGGGCACGGCGAGACTGCTAGCGGCAATAGCTTGCCTCTTGACCGCCGCCTCAGCCCGCAAGAACCTCATTGTCGATACAGACCTGTTCAGTGATTGCGAGTAAGACAAGTTCTACAGCATGTTACTTCCCGGACAATTTCCAGAAGCGAGGAAACTCCGTGCTGACAATTCccagcgacgccgccgcgcttCTCCTTGCGGCAACTTTTCCGGAAGTCAACCTGCTCGGAGTCCACATCAACTCACGCTCCTCATACTCGGTCCTAGCCGCCTCAGCCATCCTCAGCCACTACGGCCACAGCCAGGTCCCCGTCGGCGCACGTCGTCCGCTAGATGATGCCTCTTTCTTTGACAACTGGACCAAACGCCTGGGGGAGTTTGCGAGCAAGCTCGCGACCCACTGGCCGAAGAGCATGTccgacgccgaagaggcGTGGGACCCCGTGGAACTGTACCGCAAActgctcgccggcgcggacgacggTTCGGTGACGATCGCCTCCATCGGCTTCTTGCACAACCTGTCAGGTCTCCTCAACTCGACGGCCGATTCGCACTCCCGTCTCGCCGGGCACGAGCTGGTCAGGGCCAAGGTGAGAGAACTCGTGGTCATGGGCGGCGACTACCCCCAAGGCCACGAGTTCAACTTCTGGGGTGACGATCCGTACACGACGGCCCACGTAGTCCACAACTGGAACACCCCGGTCGTCTACGCCGGTTACAGCCTCGGAGCCTCGGTGCTCTCGGGTGGGCCCCTCATGGCCGACGGGCCCAAGACCGACCCAGTGCGGGCCGCATACATCCTGTACACGTACTACCAGCCACGGTGGTCTTTCGATCCCATCGCGATGTTGtacgccgtcggcgggctcggcgagTATTTCCGGTACGGGAACGAATTTGGATACAACACCATCACCCTACACAACGACAGTGGCGGCTGCAGCGGCTGCAACGTCTGGGTGTTTGACCCGAACGTGACGAACCAGCACTGGCTCGACACGACGGTCAGTTATGAGCGGCTCGAAAAGGAGCTGGACAGGCTCTATGTTCTAGGCGCAGAGTCTTCGGGGAGGAGCTCCGATCCAGTGGGATCACTCCCCAAGTTTGGCGATTGCAGGCCCGAGGCCCCCGGCTTCTTTCAGCTGCCCCCCGCGAAACCAGACTTGTGAAGTAGGCATGCTGTACCCTGGATGTAGCTGGGATCTAGATAAAGATTAATTTGAAGAGTCTGGCTGCGGCATATGAACTTGTTGAGCTGCAACTACAGAAATGCAGTGCATGTTAGATGGAACGGCACCAAAGTCTTTGATTAAACGAGAGTGATATAAGAATATCAGTGGTGTTGTGGCAGAAATAGCAAAATGATAGAGCGCTGCAAATATTTTCGTCAGTACATTTAGTGTTTTGATTGCTTTCCAAATAATCTTATTCCTAACAGTTTTTCCAACACTTATAGATCTAAATTCCCCAATGAAGCAGTCTCCAGGCTTCCTTGACCTTGTGAGGCATTCTCCAAGACCAAGAGCTGCAAAGCTCCAACTGGAATCATCTTCAACAACCCCAGGAATAACTTCTGCCATTTTCCAAAAATCCCTCCTTGACAACAATACATCAACTACAAGGAAAAAACAAGAGTACAACCCGAACAATTGCTTGTGTTCGGGAAGGAACGCGGCGGAGCTACAACCTGTCACCTTTGTCCGGTCGGTGTGTTAAAACATGACTCTTTAACAGCCCTTGTTATGCCGAGCGCACAATATCCTTCTTTCCTCCATCACAGGATTCTGTCTAGAATCCGACAAACAACAAAGAGGAATGTTCTAGCCAGCCGAACTCATGTTCACGATTGTTCTCGCCCCTGCAGAATTCGATGTTAAATATCAGAAACTACAACTTAACGGCACAACGCATCCGGCATCAATCTCACACACAGCTTTCATAGCACATTCGCCAAACAACAGCAATATACAACAAAAGATTCCATTCATCCTATCATTCCAAACATTTCTTACTAGATACAACTAACTTAAAGTATACCAAAGGGGTCACAGTGGTCTCCTGCTCAGAAGCAATAATTCCACACCTTATTCTCCTCAAATCTCTGTCGCCTTCAAGATGGCCCCCAACAAACTCCGGATCAACCGCAAGAAGACCAACGCAGCGGGCCTCAAGGGTTTCCCCCAACGGCCTCTCGCATCCCGCATCTCCCACCAAATCAACACAGCCCTAGCCTCCCTCTCCAAGACCGTTCCCAACCTCCCCGACCGCATCCCGCCCCCGAACCCGCTGACGCCGACTCCGACGATCCCCGACCAAACGCCGCTCTCGACTCAGAGCTACATGGCCTCGCGCGAGAAGTACGTCCTCTGGACTCGGCTGCGTAGTGGCGAGTACACCGCCGACTGGAAAGGCGGCAGCGTCCCCACCGAGTCCGACGTCCGCGACATGCTGCTTTGGTACGCCGCCTTCCGTCTCTACCCTTTTCCGGACGTCGAGTACGTGTCGCTCATGGGCCGCGGCCGCACGAACTacttcttcctcatcgagTTCATGCCCAACTCGAAGCGCGGGAGGCTGCCGCAGAAGGTTGTGCTCAAGTTCAGCCTGCCCGTGTGCCCGCACGACAAGCTCGAGAGCGAGGTCGCGACCAtggcgtgggcggcgacggtgtcACCCAAGCTGATCCCCCGAGTGCTGCTGTTCGACTCGTACCCGCGGAACCCGCTGGGCCTCGagtggatgatgatggagccCGTCTTCGGGTTCTCCTTCCAGGAATACACGCTCCAGGGGTCAACGGACACGGGGCTCGAGGGCTTCGGATTCCCCAAAGACACGCCGCCACAGAGCGATAGGGACCACCTGAGCATTGGCAGGGGGCTCCGTGACTTCATGGCAAAAGTCAAGATCACCGCTTCAGGCGTCCACAAGGACGACGCCCGGATCGGCAGCCTACTCATCGACTGGGAAACGAAAAGGTTCTACACCGGCCCCATCGTATCTCCTCACTTTTATAGCGCTGACAGACTGTGGCGTAAGTCCTTTCACGGACCGTACCCGTCAATCAGGAGCTACCTCGACGACTACATTTCCATCTGGAGGGAGGAAACTCGCGACAACAAGGTAATGCAGAGCCGTCTTGCTAGTCTTGATATCGTACTCGGAAGGATGGTACAGCGTCTCGAGGCGTTGCCCAAGGTCAAGTGGCGTCTGCCTCTCGAAGGAGGCCGGATGAACGGCTGGCCCGTGACGATATCTCACCCAGATCCGCGTCCTGACAACAtcctcgttggcgaggacggcg
The genomic region above belongs to Colletotrichum higginsianum IMI 349063 chromosome 2, whole genome shotgun sequence and contains:
- a CDS encoding Inosine/uridine-preferring nucleoside hydrolase, with product MLGTARLLAAIACLLTAASARKNLIVDTDLFSDCDDAAALLLAATFPEVNLLGVHINSRSSYSVLAASAILSHYGHSQVPVGARRPLDDASFFDNWTKRLGEFASKLATHWPKSMSDAEEAWDPVELYRKLLAGADDGSVTIASIGFLHNLSGLLNSTADSHSRLAGHELVRAKVRELVVMGGDYPQGHEFNFWGDDPYTTAHVVHNWNTPVVYAGYSLGASVLSGGPLMADGPKTDPVRAAYILYTYYQPRWSFDPIAMLYAVGGLGEYFRYGNEFGYNTITLHNDSGGCSGCNVWVFDPNVTNQHWLDTTVSYERLEKELDRLYVLGAESSGRSSDPVGSLPKFGDCRPEAPGFFQLPPAKPDL
- a CDS encoding Carboxypeptidase, which encodes MVNKTRLGLLGLSLVASARATKYGYNSVVVRKDTDIVAANFKDVEGVDLLSPAFLTPDTIPEGFSEGTKGPTDADILDSFVQDLADKNNWLTYNKANFTSEEGRPFPYLHLSSTKPSRRVSNSTGKVRVWVQGAVHGNEPAGDQSLLALLGALDANQTWAASLLDKLDIVILPRYNPDGVFYFQRTLATNYDPNRDHVKLARKQTRDIKTLFGEFNPHVAIDMHEYSATSRYGSYYHAADGLFSAAKNLNIHQDIRTLSEELFAKNIGSAMESKGLRWEPYVTGSTSTNPEFKPTFAEAGSDAKIGRNAMGLTQCVTFLIEMRGIFLADQEFQRRTVAGLTMASSILQTAADNAEKVYTTIESSIADFKSSSSEIVVTDSSPLVQRTYTMVNINNGSVTQVPINFRSTTPVTANITRTRPEAYLIPVAWADLAERLRVSGLEVETLAGPYKGTVEAYNITSAVFETEYYEGVVRAAVTTAPLTKEVDLPAGSFLVSTKQKNAALAFVALEPENIDSYASFNIVPVEKGDEYPIYRVLA
- a CDS encoding Major facilitator superfamily transporter gives rise to the protein MRSGRRTLSKANRGRSSPSPDALRHPGSVRREHVEQSVREPSERFTRISPEVWQRRALYFMGFPDSIIAEDENASWKNLLGITSQLCPPRDGKEISANMGVDTDPVKNQDDAHKVGSPSVAARDGSLDIHGVDDVAIIPKGALDPVYEAKARVLNRAIQDIGMGWYQWQLFIVVGFGWASDNLWPIVTSLIFTPITNEFGPSRPPLLTLSQNIGLLAGAMFWGFGCDLFGRKWAFNLTLGLTAFWGLVAAGAPSFAGIGVFAAFWSFGVGGNLPVDSAIFLEFLPATHQYLLTVLSVDWAIAQVVATLIAWPLLGNLTCQEGVTCTKSDNMGWRYFMITVGGLTLLMFLIRFLLFTIFESPKYLMGKGRDEDAVRIVHEVARRNGKITSLSIEDLRACEPEGYVARTDAATAVKRNLEKVDLSRIRILFSTRRLALSTGTIMAIWALIGLGYPLYNAFIPYIQATRGAELGDGSTYLTYRNSLIIAVLGVPGALLGGWLVELPVLGRKGTLAISTILTGVFLYCSTTAMTSNALLGWNCAFNFCSNVMYAVLYGFTPELFPTPQRGTGNALTATCNRIFGIMAPIVAMFANLKTSAPVYTSGALFIAAGLLVLILPFESRGKAAL